CTCGTTGTGGGAAGCGTGGTTGCGTTGGTAATATTAGGTCTGATGGCATTTGCGCATTTACGGCCTGCCGACCACGAAGAATGGCAGGTAACCTGCCGCAACGGTGTGATCCGGCTCGCTTTTCTGGCTTTGACTTTGAGTGGACTAGCTGCTTTGAGACGTTTTCAAGCAGTCAAATGGAAGGCAATCCTGGCGTTCGGCCTGCCTGTTCTCCTCTGGGGCGATGTAAATCTACACGCACCGCCCCAAAATCCGACTACGTCTCGCGATGTTTTACAGCCGGGACTTTTTCAAACAAATCTCTCTCCCAAAAACGGCCAGTCCCGTGCACTTATTTCTGGAACCGCCGCGAAACAGATGCTCGAAGGCACGTCCGGAGACGTGGGGAAGGATTTCCTCTTTCTCAGAAAAGGATTGTTCCTAAACAGCAACCTTCTGGATGAAACCCCGACCCTCAACGGCTTCTACTCGCTCTATCTCGAGTCTGACCTTGGGGTTAGAGCCCTGTTGGGAGCCCATTCGGCCCCTTTCCTGGACTTCGTGGGGGTTTCAATTGAAACCGCGCCGGACGATATTTTCAAATTCGTTTCGAGGAACTCATTTCTTTCCATGATAACGGGTGGTCAAAAACCCATATTTACCGATCGCACCAACATGCTGCCCGCGCTGGCTGATTCGAACTTCGACCCGCGCGCGATCGTTTATTTACCGATGGAGGTAAAAGATGAGATCACAGTTTCCAACCGCAGTGAGGTCCGAATTCTGTCGCAAACTCTGGCGGCCCAAAAAATTGAGTTGGAGGTGGCAGCAACAGTTCCTTCTCTGATGGTGGCAGCACAGTCGTTTTATCATCCATGGCACGCCTGGATAAATGATCAGGAGGTGAAAATTTATCCGGCAAATTATCATTTTCAGGCATGGCAAATACCACCGGGTCAAAGCCATGTGCGCCTGGAATATAAAGATCGGGCCTTTGAAGTTGGAGCCCTCCTTTCCATCCTCTCTCTGGGCGTTGGCGCAGGACTTTTTTGGTCCACACGCAAAGTTTCAGAAAAGTCCGAAGCGTTATAATGATCCAGCAACCCAAATTCAAAAGCCTCTTCAACAGCAGAAGGAACTGCTCTTTTTAAGGAATATATTGGAGTTCTACCCCGCTTGAGGACGTGCCATGAACCAGGCGGCAACACAGCTTAGCAAGGCCAATAAGGAGATAACAGCACCCGTCTGGAAGGCGCGATCCTTATAAACAATCTCGACGTGGTGATGCCCAGACGGAACTTCCAGCGCCTGGAAAGCATAATTTGCCCTCCATAGTTTTATTGGTTGACCATCAACAAAGGCCTGCCACGGATGATAAAAGGCTTGCGCCACTACCACCATCGCAGGTGATTTGGCATCCACTTCGATCGCCAGATGCTGGGCCGAAACTTTGGGCGTTCCCAGTGTAACCTCGGCCGGATTGTCGGCCTGAATCTGCCCCTTCGCTGCTGTGGGGAGATATACCACCTGCGCAGGTGCGAATTTCTCGTCAAACACCGCGTTCATCGCGTTGCTCCCGTCTGCAAAGAGTGGCTTTTGGCCCGCGGTGATCATTGGCAGAAACGAATTACGATTAGTCCAATCCATGCCATTCGTGGAACTATAAAGTGATATTCCCAGAAAATCCTGAATTTTTGGCAGGCTGTTGCTCGTAAGATACACTCGATCCACAACCTCCTTGTACTCCTTAATATCCAGGGAATAGAAGCCATCAAACTTGGAAGCATGATCGAGCAAATTATAGTTGCCAAAGAAGCCAAGCCTTCTTCCGCTAACGTCAATCTGGGCATTGGTAACCTCATGAAACTGCAGATTATTCATGGCCTCCAAACTCAACATCGCGCGGGACGCTCCGGGCCTCAGTTGATCGCCCAGCTTCATGTAATCCCTAATTGCGTCCGGAGCGTACACCGCACGCGAAACGGTGGGATTCAAATTGGGTGAGTGGGTGAAAACGTCCATCCAAAGCAGGATTAACAAAATCACTTGCAAGATTCGTTGCATTTTCACGGTCTTCTGCCTTTGGAGCATCAGGAACCAGCCAAGAATCAGAACGAGAAAAAATCCGCGACCAAATCCGCTCTTGATGGTCAGGTTAATGTCTTCAGAATTCCCTTTGCTTCGTCCTGCCGACCAAATTGTAATGATGATCAGGCCAAGCAGCACGGCTCCCACAATTCTTATCTCTTTCCAAGCCTTGGTCCGGTCTTCCTCTTGAAGGTTCTGAATCCAGTTCACTCCGGAAGCCGCGATCAAGGGAACGGCAAAAGTTACCATCACCACAAATTTGATGGGAAAACGCATAAACCCGATTTGTGGGAAGATGTGCTTAACTGCGGGATAGAACACAGCATTATCGCCCATGGCCATGCAGAGGCTGAAGGCTGCCAATACGATGAGCATTTTAATAAAGTTTCCCCGCACATGCCAAATGCCAATCAACGCCAACAAGACCGTGCCTATTCCCAAATAGTATGAACTGGTCCAGTACTGGCCGGTTTGACCAACTCCGCCTTGCGGCCGGAAAAGCGGAACGAGATAATTCACCCATCCGCTAAGAGGCATTGCCCATTGAGCATCCGCGAAACCCTTATCCCGTTGGGAATGGGAAAGCAGATCCAAAAAAGGCAGCAACTGCGCTGCTGCGAGACTGCTTACCAGAATTAGAACTCCAACAGCACGCAACACCATTCTGCCTCGCGGCACTTGGCCCGAAACTATTTGCACCAGCCATAAAACCCCAAGTAACACCCAGGTCTGGGCGATTACTTCCGGCGCACCGGACAACATCTGCATTGCGCCCGCAAGCGCCGCCAGCACCATGCCGCGACCTCCCACCCGCCAGGAGCGCTCAACCAACCAAACCACCCAGGGCATCCAGCCTAAAGCGGCAATGTTGTTGGGCCACATGAGCGAATGCCACGTCAGCCCATTAAAGGCAAAGACCGCGCCTGCGACAGCTGCGGCAAAGCGGTTTCCTGTCCAACGATAGGCGAGAAAATACATTCCCATGCCCGCAAGAAAAAGATGGCCAAGGCAGAAAACTCCCAAAGACCACGACAGCGGAAACAGCAGATAGAAAATGGAAAGCGGGTATAATGTGAGTGTGTTCCATTGGGCTGTGAACGGCATGCCGGAATTACTGAACGGATTCCAAAGTGGCATTTCGAAGCGCCAGAACGCTTCCTTGTGATAAAAGGCGAGTGGGTAACCAAAGCCTGAGAA
The Pedosphaera parvula Ellin514 DNA segment above includes these coding regions:
- a CDS encoding YfhO family protein; protein product: MIDSQPAINDKTATGSPTGPGLDSWLTPSRFAAILGILIVSCFPQVVGGFETFYYRDFSGFGYPLAFYHKEAFWRFEMPLWNPFSNSGMPFTAQWNTLTLYPLSIFYLLFPLSWSLGVFCLGHLFLAGMGMYFLAYRWTGNRFAAAVAGAVFAFNGLTWHSLMWPNNIAALGWMPWVVWLVERSWRVGGRGMVLAALAGAMQMLSGAPEVIAQTWVLLGVLWLVQIVSGQVPRGRMVLRAVGVLILVSSLAAAQLLPFLDLLSHSQRDKGFADAQWAMPLSGWVNYLVPLFRPQGGVGQTGQYWTSSYYLGIGTVLLALIGIWHVRGNFIKMLIVLAAFSLCMAMGDNAVFYPAVKHIFPQIGFMRFPIKFVVMVTFAVPLIAASGVNWIQNLQEEDRTKAWKEIRIVGAVLLGLIIITIWSAGRSKGNSEDINLTIKSGFGRGFFLVLILGWFLMLQRQKTVKMQRILQVILLILLWMDVFTHSPNLNPTVSRAVYAPDAIRDYMKLGDQLRPGASRAMLSLEAMNNLQFHEVTNAQIDVSGRRLGFFGNYNLLDHASKFDGFYSLDIKEYKEVVDRVYLTSNSLPKIQDFLGISLYSSTNGMDWTNRNSFLPMITAGQKPLFADGSNAMNAVFDEKFAPAQVVYLPTAAKGQIQADNPAEVTLGTPKVSAQHLAIEVDAKSPAMVVVAQAFYHPWQAFVDGQPIKLWRANYAFQALEVPSGHHHVEIVYKDRAFQTGAVISLLALLSCVAAWFMARPQAG